ATGAAGCAATAACAGTAATAGATCAAATAGCATTCCAAACAAATATTTTATCATTAAATGCAGCAGTAGAAGCAGCAACAGCAGGAGAAGCAGGAAAAGGATTTGCAGTAGTTGCACAAGAAGTGCGAAATCTAGCATCTCGTTCAGCAGAAGCAGCAAAAGAGATAAAAACAATAGTAGAGAATGCAACAAGAAAAGCTAATGATGGAAAAGAAATAGCAAATAATATGATAGATGGATATAAAGAGTTAAATCAGAATATCACAAATACAATAAATTTGATTCAAGATATAGAGATGTCAAGTAAAGAGCAATTGATGGGAATTGAGCAAATAAATGATGCAGTAAATCAATTAGACCAACAAACACAACAAAATGCAGCAGTAGCAAGTCAAACACATGATGTAGCAGTAGTAACAGATGAGATAGCAAAACTAGTTGTAAGTAATGCAGATGCAAAAGAGTTTAAAGGTAAGAATGAAGTAAAAGCTAAAGATATGCATTTAAAAAATGATTCATCTTATGATATAAAAACAAACCAAGTAGTACATAAAAAAATAAATTTGTCAAAACCAAAAATAGAACCAAAGATTACTCCTAAAAAAGAGGAAGAAGATGAATGGGAAAGCTTTTAAGCTTTCCTATAAAGAGGGAAAATGACTTGTAGAAATCGTGTAAAACCTGTACTTTTAAGAGATATAAAAACAGAAGCTCTTTTAGTGTTTATAAGAACAACACTTGAAGAATATTTTAATCAAATAGAGAGAGATGGATACTATTTTCAATTAGGAACAAAAGAGGATAATGAATTTATTCATAAAAATTTAAGATATTTATTAGAAGAAGTTCAAGATACAGTTATAAACTCTTCTTATCTTAGAAGTTTAATAGAGAATGCTACTAAAAATCCAACTTTAAAAGTCCTTGCAAAAAAAGAAGAACCTTTAATGGTTTATTACGATACTTTAATAAAAACTATAGAGAAATCTTTGCCTAATGGGAGTTTTTGGATACCTGAATTAGTTGTAATTTGTCTTTTAAGTGAATGGATAATTGAGGAAGAAAAAACAGCATATTTTTATCCGTATTTAAAAAATATAGATTATTTAGATTTGATAGATAGATATGATAATACTAAAAAAGATTTAGATGATGAAAAAAAAGAGATTATTATGCAAATGTATAAATTATCTACAAAATTAATAGAGAAACTAAAAAAAGTTGAATATAAAGTTAATACTACTAGAAAGAAAACTAAAAAAAGGAAATAGATGATTAATTCAAATGTAACTGTTAATTTACAAAAATTAGAAAAACTTTTAAATAAAGTTGCTGATTTAGTAATTACTAATTCCATGATGTCTCAAAGTGTAGATAATTTACCACAAAGTGAAGAAAAAAAGAATCTTCTTGACAAAATTTCTTTATTTCAAAGACATATTGTTGAATTACAAGATTATGCTACAGATATTAGAATGATTAGATTTGATAGTCTATATGGAATTTATAATGATATTATTTTAGAAATATTACCTAAAAATAAATCTATAAATTTACAGTTACTAGGAGGAGATACAAAGGTAGATAAATCTTTGATAGAACAATTGGATTCATCTATAAAAATTTTAATCACAAATGCTGTTTTATATGGAATAGAAGATAAAGAAGAGAGAATTTTAAAGAATAAAGATGAAAATTCTACGATAAAAATCATAGCACAGCAATTAAATGGACAAATCTCTTTTAGTATTGTTAATGATGGTAGAGGTATATCTAAAGAAGAAATAAATGAAAATGAAAGTTTAGATTATTCTAATAATCAACTA
The sequence above is drawn from the Arcobacter cloacae genome and encodes:
- a CDS encoding chemotaxis protein CheW, which codes for MINSNVTVNLQKLEKLLNKVADLVITNSMMSQSVDNLPQSEEKKNLLDKISLFQRHIVELQDYATDIRMIRFDSLYGIYNDIILEILPKNKSINLQLLGGDTKVDKSLIEQLDSSIKILITNAVLYGIEDKEERILKNKDENSTIKIIAQQLNGQISFSIVNDGRGISKEEINENESLDYSNNQLKDIDKIKEIVEKLNGSIEIQTDLDEGFSLTMNLPLTHSILEGLNIKIGNNIFILPTSSIVESIQPTSEMIKLVGDGSSPLLMLRDEFIPIIKLHEHFNIESKNHRLEDGILIIVKSGIQKAALFIDEFLQQQQIVVKAIETNFRKVDSVAGATVRGDGSIGIIIDVKTIIEN